The following coding sequences lie in one Musa acuminata AAA Group cultivar baxijiao chromosome BXJ3-1, Cavendish_Baxijiao_AAA, whole genome shotgun sequence genomic window:
- the LOC103996668 gene encoding uncharacterized protein LOC103996668 translates to MWSFARNMVAGKFGSENTCAKSSMSNPDCSDDEISSCTSKEEGLECPICWESFNIVENVPYVLWCGHTLCKNCVLGLKWAVVKLPTVPIQLPFIISCPWCNTLSLRLIYKGNLTFPRKNYFLLWMVESMNCDRPRSDSIHEEHHPVWPSAGNQPRGSHGFQHHIIRRTPNMHAEHLDHNQTDAGSANNYFNMERIHASLCKSLALFVQFTAKFPLVIIFLLIVLYAIPASVAILVLYILITVLFALPSFLMLYFAYPTLDWLVREILT, encoded by the coding sequence ATGTGGAGTTTTGCTAGGAATATGGTTGCTGGAAAATTTGGCTCCGAGAACACCTGTGCAAAATCAAGCATGTCTAATCCTGATTGTTCTGATGATGAGATTTCTTCCTGCACCAGTAAAGAAGAAGGCTTGGAGTGCCCAATTTGCTGGGAATCATTTAATATCGTAGAGAATGTGCCTTATGTCCTATGGTGTGGGCACACTCTATGCAAGAATTGCGTCCTGGGACTCAAGTGGGCTGTAGTCAAACTTCCGACTGTACCAATCCAGCTACCGTTCATCATCTCCTGCCCATGGTGCAATACATTGTCTCTGCGGTTGATTTACAAGGGTAATCTCACATTTCCCCGGAAAAACTACTTCCTTCTCTGGATGGTTGAGAGCATGAATTGTGATAGGCCAAGATCTGACTCCATTCATGAGGAACACCATCCTGTGTGGCCTTCAGCTGGCAACCAGCCACGGGGAAGTCATGGTTTCCAGCACCATATCATCCGAAGAACTCCAAACATGCATGCAGAACACTTGGACCACAACCAAACCGATGCAGGCTCCGCTAATAATTACTTCAATATGGAGCGGATCCATGCTTCCTTATGCAAGTCGCTAGCTCTCTTTGTACAATTTACAGCCAAGTTTCCACTTGTGATCATCTTCCTTCTCATAGTCCTTTATGCCATCCCTGCAAGTGTTGCCATCTTAGTTCTGTATATCCTCATCACTGTCCTGTTTGCCTTGCCTTCCTTTCTGATGCTATACTTTGCTTACCCTACCTTGGATTGGCTTGTGAGAGAAATTCTTACTTGA
- the LOC103996646 gene encoding uncharacterized protein LOC103996646 isoform X2: MIQSTLALHCKSITGRRISCLPFWNLAFYHQADELGSEELLPSEWYRAAAAKIIRLTHVLKDVKQIDGRIISINDSAVITDDHIISHMETFKSLAKAFIEPTTLQLSQRKTNALAAPLISPKLFCRASERSSMTLISLTQVCNFLNVSVQKRKHVRLALCPQVTQHSIWWGVLEEVLQDLKHEMDCLACHSKAFEMGEQILFSCIKFLTDIKGSSASSPSWMRPAPSNKVEKSLPSRKWEEVLDMFVDLSKVLGQEQNLTYHLSKLDIMKEGLYQIKDILVERDISHKEVRRQDYLVQKKFTKCLGHSSKCLFTLLLYYLHGTIRDIEVEVSGGIYECGGTTYLYIGKILHSSDEGSIRSGIMQLNRALSVYQLVWQTAAMDGVLELQGHLWCPEAEERSLTYRGNVYHIHRLSHVSM; this comes from the exons ATGATTCAATCTACTCTTGCTCTTCACTGCAAGTCCATAACGGGTAGGCGTATTAGCTGTCTTCCGTTTTGGAATTTGGCATTCTACCACCAAGCTGATGAACTTGGCAGTGAAGAGTTGCTGCCATCAGAATGGTACAGAGCAGCTGCTGCTAAAATAATCAGACTGACACATGTTCTAAAAGATGTCAAGCAGATAGATGGAAGGATAATCAGCATCAATGACAGCGCTGTCATTACAGATGACCATATCATCAGCCATATGGAGACCTTCAAGTCGCTTGCGAAAGCGTTCATCGAGCCTACCACATTGCAGCTCTCCCAAAGGAAGACAAATGCACTGGCTGCACCACTCATATCTCCAAAACTTTTCTGTAGAGCGAGTGAAAGGAGCTCGATGACGCTGATTTCACTTACCCAAGTTTGTAACTTCCTTAATGTCTCAGTTCAGAAGAGGAAGCATGTTCGTTTGGCACTATGTCCGCAAGTTACACAACACAGTATTTGGTGGGGAGTGCTTGAGGAGGTTCTCCAAGACTTGAAACATGAGATGGACTGCTTAGCATGCCATTCTAAGGCTTTCGAGATGGGTGAGCAGATACTATTCAGCTGTATAAAGTTTTTGACAGATATCAAGGGTTCAAGTGCTTCCTCCCCGTCGTGGATGCGACCAGCCCCTTCGAATAAGGTCGAGAAGTCGCTGCCATCACGCAAATGGGAAGAAGTTCTTGATATGTTTGTTGATCTCTCGAAGGTCTTGGGCCAAGAGCAGAACTTGACATATCACCTCTCCAAGCTTGATATCATGAAAGAAGGATTGTACCAAATCAAGGATATTCTGGTTGAGAGAGACATTAGTCACAAGGAAGTTCGACGGCAGGACTACCTAGTCCAGAAGAAGTTTACAAAGTGCTTGGGGCACTCTTCCAAGTGTTTGTTCACTCTATTGCTGTATTATCTGCATGGAACCATCAGAGATATTGAAGTTGAGGTTAGTGGAGGGATTTACGAGTGTGGTGGTACTACATACTTGTACATTGGAAAGATCTTACATTCTTCTGATGAAGGGTCAATAAGGAGTGGGATTATGCAGCTGAACAGAGCTTTGAGTGTTTACCAGCTTGTGTGGCAAACAGCAGCTATGGATGGAGTATTGGAGTTgcaaggacatctttggtgtcctgAGGCCGAGGAAAGGTCTCTCACATACAGAGGGAATGTGTATCACATTCACAGGTTAAG CCATGTCAGCATGTGA
- the LOC103996646 gene encoding uncharacterized protein LOC103996646 isoform X1 has product MIQSTLALHCKSITGRRISCLPFWNLAFYHQADELGSEELLPSEWYRAAAAKIIRLTHVLKDVKQIDGRIISINDSAVITDDHIISHMETFKSLAKAFIEPTTLQLSQRKTNALAAPLISPKLFCRASERSSMTLISLTQVCNFLNVSVQKRKHVRLALCPQVTQHSIWWGVLEEVLQDLKHEMDCLACHSKAFEMGEQILFSCIKFLTDIKGSSASSPSWMRPAPSNKVEKSLPSRKWEEVLDMFVDLSKVLGQEQNLTYHLSKLDIMKEGLYQIKDILVERDISHKEVRRQDYLVQKKFTKCLGHSSKCLFTLLLYYLHGTIRDIEVEVSGGIYECGGTTYLYIGKILHSSDEGSIRSGIMQLNRALSVYQLVWQTAAMDGVLELQGHLWCPEAEERSLTYRGNVYHIHRLRYDLWK; this is encoded by the coding sequence ATGATTCAATCTACTCTTGCTCTTCACTGCAAGTCCATAACGGGTAGGCGTATTAGCTGTCTTCCGTTTTGGAATTTGGCATTCTACCACCAAGCTGATGAACTTGGCAGTGAAGAGTTGCTGCCATCAGAATGGTACAGAGCAGCTGCTGCTAAAATAATCAGACTGACACATGTTCTAAAAGATGTCAAGCAGATAGATGGAAGGATAATCAGCATCAATGACAGCGCTGTCATTACAGATGACCATATCATCAGCCATATGGAGACCTTCAAGTCGCTTGCGAAAGCGTTCATCGAGCCTACCACATTGCAGCTCTCCCAAAGGAAGACAAATGCACTGGCTGCACCACTCATATCTCCAAAACTTTTCTGTAGAGCGAGTGAAAGGAGCTCGATGACGCTGATTTCACTTACCCAAGTTTGTAACTTCCTTAATGTCTCAGTTCAGAAGAGGAAGCATGTTCGTTTGGCACTATGTCCGCAAGTTACACAACACAGTATTTGGTGGGGAGTGCTTGAGGAGGTTCTCCAAGACTTGAAACATGAGATGGACTGCTTAGCATGCCATTCTAAGGCTTTCGAGATGGGTGAGCAGATACTATTCAGCTGTATAAAGTTTTTGACAGATATCAAGGGTTCAAGTGCTTCCTCCCCGTCGTGGATGCGACCAGCCCCTTCGAATAAGGTCGAGAAGTCGCTGCCATCACGCAAATGGGAAGAAGTTCTTGATATGTTTGTTGATCTCTCGAAGGTCTTGGGCCAAGAGCAGAACTTGACATATCACCTCTCCAAGCTTGATATCATGAAAGAAGGATTGTACCAAATCAAGGATATTCTGGTTGAGAGAGACATTAGTCACAAGGAAGTTCGACGGCAGGACTACCTAGTCCAGAAGAAGTTTACAAAGTGCTTGGGGCACTCTTCCAAGTGTTTGTTCACTCTATTGCTGTATTATCTGCATGGAACCATCAGAGATATTGAAGTTGAGGTTAGTGGAGGGATTTACGAGTGTGGTGGTACTACATACTTGTACATTGGAAAGATCTTACATTCTTCTGATGAAGGGTCAATAAGGAGTGGGATTATGCAGCTGAACAGAGCTTTGAGTGTTTACCAGCTTGTGTGGCAAACAGCAGCTATGGATGGAGTATTGGAGTTgcaaggacatctttggtgtcctgAGGCCGAGGAAAGGTCTCTCACATACAGAGGGAATGTGTATCACATTCACAGGTTAAGGTATGATTTAtggaaataa